TTCTTTAGAGGAACAAATACGCGAATGTGTTCTGGTTCCACGCCGATGCCTTTGCAAATTTTTTCAATTTTTCCTTCAACGGCAGAATCCTGCATACCGGTCATTGCCGTAATATCGTTATCTAAAATTATTATGACAACATTCGATTTTTTATTAACCGCATCTAACAAACCGGTCATTCCGGAATGTCCGAAGGTTGAATCACCTATCGCCGCTATAGATGGGAAAAATCCAGCTGCAGCTGCTCCCACAGCCATTGTGATGGAAGCACCCATACAAACGCAAGTGCTAATCGCTTTGAAAGGAGGCAGAAATCCGAGAGTATAGCAGCCAATGTCAGAAAATACATGACCTCGTCCATACTCATCCATAACGGCATTCAGATCTATGTAAGTATCTCGATGGGGGCAACCAATGCAAAGTTCCGGGGGGCGACCAACAACGATCTCCGGGATTTCCAATTTAGCTTCAATCTCAAGTCCCAAAGCTTTCCGCACAACATTTGGATCTAATTCACCAGCACGTGGAACAGTATGGTCAAGACGTCCCTTGATTTTTAGAGTATTATCAAGATGACCACGAAGACTTTCTTCCACAATAGGCATTCCCTCTTCGAGGATGAGAATTTCATCACATTCGGAAGTGATTTTTTTAATTTGCTTTCGTGGAATGGGATACTGTCCGATTTTCAAAATAGGATAAGGACATTTTTCATCAACAAAATTTTCTAAGAGATAGTTGTAACCTAATCCGCAGGCAATGATTCCCAAACTTTTATCATCTCCATCAAAATATTGATTATATTCAGAATTTTCAGATTCTTTCTCAAATTCATTCTGGACTTCGAGCAATTTATTATACTTCGTACGTGCAAAAGCAGGGAGCAACATAAATTGGTTAGGGTCTTCCGGCATGTGTAATTTATTTTCCGGTAATTCCTCTTTTTTTTCTACTCCGGCACGAGAATGAGCAAGGCGGGTAGTGATTCTGAGCATTATCGGTATGTGATATTTTTCTGATAATTCAAAAGCCTTTCGTGGCATATCGTAAGCTTCTTGCTGATTGCACGGTTCCAACATCGGGAGCAATGCAAATTTTCCGTAGGCACGAGAATCCTGCTCATTTTGAGAAGAATGCATAGATGGATCATCTGCCACAGCAACAATTATTCCACCATTTGCACCTGTAATTGCAGAATTCATATATGCATCTGCGGCTACGTTCAAACCCACGTGCTTCATTGTTACAATACATCTTTTTCCCGCATAAGACATTCCGAGGGCTTCTTCCATCGAAGTCTTCTCATTTGCAGACCAATCGAGATGAATTTTCTTCTCAATAGCTTTTTTGTTTCCTTGAATATATTCGACGATTTCAGTTGATGGCGTTCCGGGATAACCAAATGCACCGGACAAACCAGCGTCTAAAGCACCTTGTCCGATAGCTTCATCGCCTAACAATAAAAGTTTTTTCATTATTACCTCTATAGTTGTTATTTTACTCAAACCTATTTTATGGTTACTTTGTGTCAACAATTGCCAAAATGAAATTAGTTGTAGTTAGATTATACTGAGTCTGTAGCGAACTTCCGTGCCGAATTTAGATTACAGGGGGTTCAGTAGTGGACAGCGCTTCTAAATCTTGAATCAATTTACTGACTGACGGATTGCGAAGCTGGGGCTTCGCGTAAAAATGCGTTCCCAAGCTGGGGCTTGGGAACGAGATTGATTTGAGCGCTTGGGAACGAGATTGTGCTTTTGGCTTGGGAACGAAATCATACCTTGCGAATGGTCATTCTTCACCGACCTTCGCAATGGTAAAAAAGACGATGATAATTGAAATGATTCTTTTATAAATAAATCCTCACCAGATCTTTTATCAGCTTCGGATGATGCCTAACCGCCACTTTGAATAATTGAAACAAAGTTAATTCCTCTTCCGGAATATCGCTGATAATGTTAACTATCTTGTTCAACTCCTCATCAGAAAAATCGAAAAACACTTTTT
The nucleotide sequence above comes from Candidatus Cloacimonadota bacterium. Encoded proteins:
- a CDS encoding thiamine pyrophosphate-dependent enzyme produces the protein MKKLLLLGDEAIGQGALDAGLSGAFGYPGTPSTEIVEYIQGNKKAIEKKIHLDWSANEKTSMEEALGMSYAGKRCIVTMKHVGLNVAADAYMNSAITGANGGIIVAVADDPSMHSSQNEQDSRAYGKFALLPMLEPCNQQEAYDMPRKAFELSEKYHIPIMLRITTRLAHSRAGVEKKEELPENKLHMPEDPNQFMLLPAFARTKYNKLLEVQNEFEKESENSEYNQYFDGDDKSLGIIACGLGYNYLLENFVDEKCPYPILKIGQYPIPRKQIKKITSECDEILILEEGMPIVEESLRGHLDNTLKIKGRLDHTVPRAGELDPNVVRKALGLEIEAKLEIPEIVVGRPPELCIGCPHRDTYIDLNAVMDEYGRGHVFSDIGCYTLGFLPPFKAISTCVCMGASITMAVGAAAAGFFPSIAAIGDSTFGHSGMTGLLDAVNKKSNVVIIILDNDITAMTGMQDSAVEGKIEKICKGIGVEPEHIRVFVPLKKNHAENVKIIQEEIDYNGVSVIIPRRECIHARKAKQKREQFKFDSGGNK